Proteins co-encoded in one Methyloterricola oryzae genomic window:
- a CDS encoding efflux RND transporter periplasmic adaptor subunit, whose translation MEKSELLKQLHIDRKEFQAPGGKASWLPWMLLSAAVAVGAWWLFGRDAPIHVKTAAAVLESSGPASILDATGYVVARRQATVSAKITGKIEAIYIEEGRRVQEGEVLARLDPVDAKAQLALSQAQRDAARSQLEDFQVQLEQARRDWARLRDLAARKLVSAQAAEQGRVSVDSFKARLATQQLQLTVAEQGVRVAQVNLDNTVVRAPFSGVIVTKAAQPGEIVSPMSAGGGFTRTGIGTIVDMDSLEIEVDVNESFIGRVKAGQPVEARLNAYPDWSIPAEVIAIIPTADRTKATVKVRIALKQKDPRIVPDMGVRVAFLEEPQSLASKAPPAVLVPAAALVGEGDASAVFVVKEGRAQRRALTLGEAVGGSRRVLAGLRGGEQVVLSPGADLRDGQSVQVE comes from the coding sequence TTGGAAAAATCCGAACTCCTCAAGCAGCTTCATATCGACCGCAAGGAATTCCAGGCGCCCGGAGGCAAAGCCTCCTGGCTGCCTTGGATGCTGCTCTCGGCGGCCGTGGCCGTCGGGGCCTGGTGGCTGTTCGGGCGTGATGCCCCGATCCATGTGAAGACTGCCGCCGCGGTGCTGGAAAGCTCGGGTCCCGCTTCCATCCTGGATGCCACCGGATACGTGGTGGCGCGCCGGCAGGCCACCGTTTCCGCCAAGATCACGGGGAAAATCGAAGCCATCTACATCGAGGAAGGTCGGCGGGTGCAGGAGGGCGAGGTGCTGGCCCGGCTGGACCCGGTGGATGCCAAGGCGCAATTGGCTCTGAGCCAGGCGCAGCGCGACGCCGCGCGCTCGCAGTTGGAGGACTTTCAGGTACAGTTGGAACAAGCGCGGCGGGATTGGGCGCGGTTGCGCGACCTGGCCGCGCGCAAGCTCGTCAGCGCCCAGGCGGCCGAGCAGGGGCGCGTCAGCGTGGATTCCTTCAAAGCGCGCCTGGCCACCCAGCAACTGCAGCTGACGGTGGCCGAACAGGGCGTGCGGGTGGCGCAGGTGAATCTGGACAACACCGTCGTGCGCGCGCCGTTTTCCGGCGTCATCGTAACCAAGGCAGCCCAGCCCGGCGAGATCGTCTCACCCATGTCCGCGGGCGGCGGTTTCACCCGCACCGGCATCGGCACCATCGTCGATATGGATTCCCTGGAAATCGAGGTGGATGTCAACGAGTCCTTCATCGGCCGCGTGAAAGCCGGTCAGCCGGTGGAGGCGCGCCTCAATGCCTACCCGGATTGGTCCATACCCGCCGAGGTCATCGCCATCATACCCACGGCCGACCGCACCAAGGCCACGGTCAAGGTGCGCATCGCCCTCAAGCAAAAGGACCCCAGGATCGTGCCCGACATGGGCGTCCGTGTGGCGTTTCTGGAGGAGCCGCAATCCCTCGCCTCCAAGGCGCCGCCCGCGGTGCTGGTGCCGGCTGCGGCTTTGGTGGGCGAGGGCGATGCCTCCGCCGTGTTCGTGGTGAAGGAAGGCAGGGCGCAGCGCCGCGCCCTGACCCTGGGCGAGGCCGTGGGCGGGAGTCGGCGCGTGCTGGCCGGCCTGCGTGGCGGCGAACAGGTCGTGCTTTCACCCGGCGCGGACCTGCGGGACGGGCAATCGGTGCAGGTGGAGTGA
- a CDS encoding phenylacetate--CoA ligase family protein, with amino-acid sequence MHSDHPRKLLNTLTTFLTRPLDDVMAQHRDGDPRANAFGLFLHTLKDVPAYPRFLSDQGFAVESVKLPADFARLPLMNKANYMQVYSLPERCSRGDLSRCNRLAVSSGSTGTPTFWPRSVVHELEVAQRFEQVFRHSFSGHKRRTLAVVCFPLGNWVGGMYTASSCWHLATKGYPLLVATPGNKTDEILRVVRELAPEFDQTVLLGYPPYVKDVIDSGLSQGVDWSAYRIKLVFAGEVFSEEWRALIGERIGSTDPCYDSVSLYGTADGGVLGHETPLSIAIRRFLAQHPEAARELFGESRLPTLVQYDPMSRYLEVIDGTLAVTCDNGVPLVRYHIADRGGIASYEAMLAFLREHGCDALEEYGLRPGDNGYPLPFAWVFGRADFTVSFYGANIYPENVVVGLEQPEICRSVSGKFVMQTHSDADGSALLHIVVELLPGQEPGQVNGDAIADSIRREVLRLNSEFANYVPAARQTPQVELRAFADPEYFPAGIKHRYTRR; translated from the coding sequence ATGCATTCCGATCATCCCCGTAAACTGCTCAACACCCTCACCACCTTCCTCACCCGCCCGCTGGACGACGTCATGGCGCAGCACCGGGACGGCGATCCGCGCGCCAACGCTTTCGGTCTTTTCCTGCACACTCTCAAGGATGTGCCCGCCTACCCCCGCTTCCTCAGCGATCAAGGATTCGCCGTGGAATCGGTGAAGTTGCCGGCTGATTTCGCGCGTCTGCCGCTGATGAACAAGGCCAATTACATGCAGGTCTATTCGCTGCCCGAGCGCTGCTCCCGCGGTGACCTGAGTCGCTGCAACCGCCTCGCGGTATCTTCAGGCTCCACCGGCACACCCACCTTCTGGCCCCGTTCGGTGGTGCACGAGCTGGAGGTGGCGCAGCGCTTCGAGCAGGTGTTCCGCCACAGTTTCAGCGGCCACAAGCGGCGCACCCTGGCGGTGGTGTGTTTTCCGCTGGGCAATTGGGTGGGCGGCATGTATACCGCCTCCAGCTGCTGGCATCTGGCAACCAAGGGCTACCCTCTCCTGGTCGCCACGCCGGGCAACAAGACCGACGAGATCCTGCGGGTGGTGCGCGAACTCGCCCCGGAATTCGATCAGACCGTGCTGCTGGGCTATCCGCCTTACGTGAAAGATGTCATCGACAGCGGCCTCAGCCAGGGAGTGGACTGGTCTGCCTACCGCATCAAGCTGGTATTTGCCGGCGAGGTGTTCAGCGAGGAATGGCGCGCCCTCATAGGCGAACGCATCGGCTCCACCGATCCCTGCTACGACTCCGTCTCGCTTTACGGCACCGCCGACGGCGGCGTGCTCGGCCACGAGACGCCGCTGAGCATCGCCATCCGCCGCTTCCTGGCCCAACACCCGGAGGCGGCACGCGAACTGTTCGGCGAATCCCGCCTGCCTACGCTGGTGCAATACGACCCCATGAGCCGTTACCTCGAAGTCATCGACGGCACCCTGGCGGTCACCTGCGACAATGGCGTGCCCCTGGTGCGCTATCACATCGCCGACCGGGGCGGCATCGCAAGTTACGAAGCCATGCTGGCCTTCCTCCGCGAACACGGCTGCGACGCCCTGGAGGAATATGGCCTTCGGCCCGGCGACAACGGCTACCCCCTGCCCTTTGCCTGGGTGTTCGGTCGGGCGGATTTCACCGTCTCCTTCTATGGCGCGAACATCTACCCCGAGAATGTGGTGGTGGGGCTGGAGCAGCCGGAGATCTGCCGCTCGGTCAGCGGCAAGTTCGTGATGCAGACCCACAGCGACGCCGACGGCTCGGCCTTGCTGCACATCGTGGTGGAACTGCTGCCGGGCCAGGAGCCGGGCCAGGTAAACGGCGACGCCATCGCCGACTCGATCCGGCGCGAGGTTCTGCGCCTCAACAGCGAATTCGCCAACTATGTCCCGGCTGCGCGGCAAACGCCCCAGGTGGAACTGCGCGCCTTCGCCGACCCCGAGTATTTCCCGGCCGGCATCAAGCACCGCTATACCCGCCGCTGA
- a CDS encoding phosphate/phosphite/phosphonate ABC transporter substrate-binding protein — MTSIFTVSPDFTPDHLSGWFIFNTWLQKAMDMHLHLQLYDDFDSLHRAVASDEIDLIYANPYDAAMLVRDKGFKPLVKPEGKADEALIAVSESSPFQSVEDLPPGTRIATTGDPDVHLMGMIMLEPADLDAGSVSLKHCESYVLVAKELIKGTADAGIFLLEAFQDMTSVTRSRLRVLVKSQIHVVHHALMIGPRLAAHRERMAKALTEMHTCEKGAGVLAELAFPRWEAVEDEDMEFMIDLMDALNT; from the coding sequence ATGACCTCAATTTTCACCGTCAGTCCAGACTTCACGCCGGATCACCTCTCCGGCTGGTTCATTTTCAACACCTGGCTGCAGAAAGCCATGGACATGCATCTGCACCTGCAGCTTTATGACGATTTCGACAGCTTGCACCGCGCTGTTGCGTCGGACGAGATCGACCTCATTTACGCGAACCCATATGATGCCGCCATGCTGGTGCGTGACAAGGGCTTCAAGCCGTTGGTCAAGCCGGAAGGCAAAGCGGACGAGGCACTGATCGCGGTGAGCGAATCCAGTCCCTTCCAGAGCGTGGAGGACTTGCCGCCGGGAACTCGCATCGCTACCACCGGCGATCCGGATGTGCATCTGATGGGTATGATCATGCTGGAGCCCGCCGATTTGGACGCCGGGTCCGTCAGCCTGAAACACTGCGAGTCGTATGTGCTGGTCGCCAAGGAATTGATCAAAGGGACCGCAGATGCCGGGATTTTCTTGCTGGAGGCCTTTCAGGACATGACGTCCGTCACCCGCAGCCGGCTTCGGGTTCTGGTGAAAAGCCAGATACATGTCGTCCACCACGCCCTGATGATAGGGCCGCGCTTGGCCGCGCACCGAGAGCGCATGGCGAAGGCGTTGACGGAGATGCACACCTGCGAGAAAGGCGCTGGCGTTTTGGCGGAACTCGCATTTCCGCGCTGGGAAGCGGTGGAGGATGAGGACATGGAGTTCATGATCGATCTGATGGATGCCCTCAACACCTGA
- the sodB gene encoding superoxide dismutase [Fe], producing the protein MTHELPPLPYAKDALQPHISAETLEIHYGKHHQTYVTNLNNLIPGTEFENLSLEEIVKKSTGGIFNNAAQIWNHTFYWNSLSPTGGGAPTGELAAAIEKAFGSFDKFKEEFTKCAVTTFGSGWAWLVKNADGSLALVSTSNAGCPLTSGQTPLLTCDVWEHAYYIDFRNLRPKYLEAFWSLVNWEFAAKNFAA; encoded by the coding sequence ATGACCCACGAACTGCCCCCTCTGCCCTATGCCAAGGATGCCCTGCAGCCGCATATCTCGGCAGAGACCCTGGAGATTCACTACGGCAAGCACCACCAGACCTACGTCACCAACCTGAACAACCTGATTCCGGGTACGGAGTTCGAGAACCTGTCCCTGGAGGAGATCGTCAAGAAATCCACGGGCGGCATCTTCAACAACGCCGCCCAGATCTGGAACCACACCTTCTACTGGAACAGCCTGTCCCCCACTGGTGGCGGCGCGCCGACCGGTGAACTGGCCGCCGCCATCGAGAAGGCTTTCGGTTCCTTCGACAAGTTCAAGGAGGAGTTCACCAAGTGTGCGGTTACCACCTTCGGTTCCGGCTGGGCCTGGCTGGTCAAGAATGCCGACGGCAGCCTGGCGCTGGTTAGCACCAGCAACGCGGGCTGCCCGCTGACCAGCGGACAGACCCCGCTGCTGACCTGCGATGTGTGGGAGCATGCCTATTACATCGATTTCCGCAACCTGCGTCCCAAGTACCTGGAAGCCTTCTGGAGTCTGGTCAACTGGGAGTTTGCGGCGAAGAACTTCGCGGCCTGA
- a CDS encoding lipocalin family protein, which yields MRRLASLLLPALLALSGCAGNAPIATVKSVDLDRFMGDWYVIGYTPTFLDGDAHNAVESYARNPDGSIATTYRFRQGAFDGPLKVYHPTGFVEEGSGDAVWGMRFLWPFKAEYRVVYLADDYSVTIIGRSARDYVWIMARSPQLPEATYQSLVKRATDLGYSEDQIQTMPQRWPEATR from the coding sequence ATGCGCCGCCTCGCCTCGCTTTTGCTTCCCGCTCTGCTCGCCCTCTCCGGCTGCGCGGGCAATGCCCCCATCGCCACCGTGAAGTCTGTCGATCTGGACCGCTTCATGGGTGACTGGTACGTCATCGGCTACACCCCGACCTTCCTCGACGGCGACGCCCACAACGCCGTCGAATCCTACGCCCGCAACCCGGACGGCAGCATCGCGACCACCTACCGCTTCCGCCAGGGCGCCTTCGACGGCCCCCTCAAGGTCTATCACCCTACCGGTTTTGTCGAGGAGGGTAGCGGCGATGCGGTGTGGGGCATGCGCTTTTTGTGGCCGTTCAAGGCCGAGTATCGCGTGGTCTACCTGGCCGATGACTATTCCGTCACCATCATCGGCCGCTCGGCCCGGGATTATGTCTGGATCATGGCCCGCAGCCCGCAGCTACCCGAGGCCACCTACCAGAGCCTGGTGAAACGGGCCACGGACCTGGGCTACAGCGAAGATCAGATCCAGACGATGCCGCAGCGCTGGCCCGAGGCGACACGGTGA
- the fusA gene encoding elongation factor G: MTDHTTESLRNIALIGQAGSGKTTLTQALLGRAGVSAASDNDPLEKQLGHTLEAALYHFEHGGARVNLLDTPGSPDLLGRALAALPAVETAAIVINAQSGLEVVAHRGMEAAARQRLCRLLVVNKIDAGEIDLAALLEEIREVFGKECLPINLPAGGGARVVDCFFAPGGEETDFSSVAKAHGEIIDQVVEVDETLMALYLEQGEELQPEQLHDPFEKALREGHLIPVCFVSARTGAGVTELLDILERLMPHPGEGNPPQFLKGEGPGAEPVRVAPDPSLHAVGHVFRLKIDPFLGRVGFCRMHQGSLSVNGQYFVGDGRKPFKLAHLFQVQGKEHQPLTHAIPGDICAIAKVDELHHDAVIHDSHEEDHYHLRSVDFPRPMAGVAIAPVRRGDEQKLSDALHKLVAEDPSLQVESTAGETVIRGQGDLHLRVALDGMKERYHVEVETRPPSVPYRETITQAAEGHHRHKKQTGGAGQFGEVYLRVEPLERGAGFEFVDAVVGGAIPSQFLPAVEKGVRQVVASGAIAGFPIEDIRVTVYDGKHHSVDSKEVAFVAAGKKALLDAIAQARPIVLEPVVEIRVTAPSSAAGDLSGDLLARRGHVNGTRTLAGGRVRLSGQVPLGEMQNYPSRLKSLTAGEGTYDMEFHHYAQVPEQVQHALMKDFRPSED, from the coding sequence ATGACAGACCACACCACGGAAAGCCTCCGCAACATCGCCCTGATCGGCCAGGCCGGCAGCGGCAAAACCACGCTCACACAGGCGCTGCTCGGCCGCGCGGGCGTCTCCGCCGCCAGCGACAATGATCCTTTGGAGAAGCAACTGGGACATACGTTGGAGGCCGCTCTCTATCATTTCGAACACGGCGGCGCGCGGGTCAACCTGCTGGATACACCCGGCTCGCCGGACCTTTTGGGACGCGCCCTGGCCGCGCTGCCAGCGGTGGAGACGGCGGCCATAGTGATCAACGCCCAGTCGGGTCTGGAGGTCGTCGCCCATCGGGGCATGGAGGCGGCGGCGCGCCAGCGCCTGTGCCGGCTGCTGGTGGTGAACAAGATCGATGCCGGCGAGATCGACCTGGCGGCGCTGCTGGAGGAAATCCGCGAGGTGTTCGGCAAGGAGTGCCTGCCCATCAACCTGCCGGCGGGCGGCGGGGCGCGGGTCGTGGATTGTTTCTTCGCGCCGGGCGGGGAGGAAACCGATTTCTCCTCGGTGGCCAAGGCCCATGGGGAGATCATCGACCAGGTCGTGGAGGTGGATGAGACGCTCATGGCCTTGTATCTGGAGCAGGGGGAGGAATTGCAGCCGGAGCAGTTGCACGACCCTTTCGAAAAGGCGCTGCGCGAGGGCCATCTGATTCCCGTTTGCTTCGTCTCGGCCCGCACGGGCGCGGGGGTAACCGAACTGCTGGATATTCTTGAGCGGCTGATGCCTCACCCGGGCGAGGGCAACCCGCCGCAGTTCCTCAAGGGCGAAGGGCCCGGTGCCGAACCGGTGCGGGTCGCGCCGGATCCGAGCCTGCATGCGGTGGGGCATGTATTCAGGCTGAAGATCGACCCCTTCCTGGGGCGGGTGGGCTTCTGCCGCATGCACCAGGGCAGCCTGTCGGTCAACGGCCAGTATTTCGTCGGCGATGGGCGCAAACCCTTCAAGCTGGCCCATCTGTTCCAGGTGCAGGGCAAGGAGCATCAGCCCTTGACCCACGCCATTCCCGGCGACATCTGCGCGATCGCGAAGGTGGACGAGTTGCATCATGACGCGGTGATCCACGATTCCCACGAGGAAGACCATTACCACCTGCGCTCCGTGGATTTCCCCAGGCCCATGGCGGGCGTCGCCATCGCGCCGGTGCGCCGCGGCGACGAGCAGAAACTCTCCGACGCCCTGCACAAGCTGGTGGCCGAGGACCCCAGCCTGCAGGTGGAGAGCACCGCCGGCGAGACCGTCATCCGCGGCCAGGGGGATTTGCACCTGCGGGTGGCCCTGGACGGCATGAAAGAGCGTTACCACGTGGAGGTGGAAACGCGGCCGCCCAGCGTACCCTACCGGGAAACCATCACCCAGGCGGCGGAAGGCCACCACCGGCACAAGAAGCAGACCGGCGGCGCCGGGCAGTTCGGCGAGGTGTATCTGCGCGTGGAACCCCTGGAGCGGGGGGCCGGTTTCGAGTTCGTGGACGCGGTGGTGGGCGGGGCCATACCCTCCCAGTTCCTTCCCGCGGTGGAAAAAGGCGTGCGCCAGGTGGTCGCCAGCGGGGCCATCGCGGGCTTTCCCATCGAGGACATCCGAGTCACCGTGTACGACGGCAAGCACCATTCCGTCGATTCCAAGGAGGTGGCCTTCGTCGCCGCCGGCAAGAAGGCCTTGCTGGACGCCATCGCCCAGGCCAGACCCATCGTGCTGGAGCCGGTGGTGGAGATCCGGGTCACCGCGCCCAGTTCCGCCGCGGGCGATCTCAGCGGCGACCTTCTTGCTCGGCGTGGCCATGTGAACGGCACCCGCACCTTGGCCGGGGGGCGTGTCCGCCTGTCCGGCCAGGTGCCCCTGGGCGAGATGCAGAACTACCCCTCGCGGCTGAAGTCGCTCACGGCGGGCGAGGGTACCTATGACATGGAATTCCATCATTACGCCCAGGTGCCGGAACAGGTCCAGCATGCCCTGATGAAGGATTTCAGGCCGTCGGAAGACTGA
- a CDS encoding PAS domain-containing protein yields the protein MKDMNPADIVGEYREQTLTYHDGTSRKVLVTDIETPYPEGRLIVSCTDPDGIITQCNQSFVEMSGYTREELIGMPHCILRHPDMPPAAYKDLWSTVQRGEKWQGFVKNLRKDGGYYWVKATVVPNVRQGKLVGFTSVRRKPSRRKVEECIALYPTLF from the coding sequence ATGAAGGACATGAACCCCGCCGATATCGTCGGCGAATATCGCGAACAGACCTTGACGTACCACGACGGGACCAGCCGCAAGGTGCTGGTGACGGATATTGAAACGCCCTATCCGGAGGGTCGTCTTATTGTTTCCTGCACCGATCCCGACGGCATCATCACCCAGTGCAATCAGTCCTTTGTGGAGATGTCCGGTTACACCCGGGAGGAGCTGATCGGCATGCCCCACTGTATCCTGCGCCACCCGGACATGCCGCCGGCCGCTTACAAGGACCTGTGGAGCACCGTGCAGCGCGGGGAGAAATGGCAGGGTTTTGTGAAAAACCTGCGTAAGGACGGCGGCTATTACTGGGTCAAAGCAACGGTGGTGCCCAATGTCCGCCAAGGCAAGTTGGTGGGCTTTACCTCTGTGCGCCGCAAGCCCTCGCGCCGCAAGGTGGAGGAATGCATCGCCCTTTATCCCACCCTATTCTGA
- the ppk2 gene encoding polyphosphate kinase 2 gives MSTNKVRKLEKAPPPLAAATGEDIEAASAAPAEPIPPNPEAAEEIEAISHEPTAHLIATAPHGSDEDSEVAPLPAGYPYPGRMRRREYERHKKDLQIELLKVQSWVKATGQRVIVLFEGRDAAGKGGTIKRFMEHLNPRGARVVALEKPTEVERGQWYFQRYISHFPTAGEMVFFDRSWYNRAGVERVMGFCKPLEYLEFLRQTPQFERMLVNSGILLFKYWFSVSREEQLRRFVSRRDDPLKHWKLSPIDIKSLDRWDEYTEAKQVMFFNTDTADAPWTVIKSDDKKRARINCMRHFLYELPYPDKNPKVASPPDPLLVGAARTVLKEEEQHFTTP, from the coding sequence GTGAGCACTAACAAAGTCAGAAAACTAGAGAAGGCGCCGCCCCCCCTGGCGGCAGCGACCGGCGAAGATATCGAGGCAGCATCCGCTGCGCCCGCCGAACCCATTCCGCCTAATCCGGAAGCCGCCGAGGAAATCGAGGCCATCAGCCACGAGCCCACGGCCCATCTGATCGCCACCGCCCCCCATGGTAGCGACGAGGACAGCGAAGTCGCCCCGCTGCCGGCGGGTTATCCCTACCCGGGGCGCATGCGGCGCCGGGAATACGAGCGCCACAAAAAAGACCTGCAGATCGAGCTGCTCAAGGTGCAAAGCTGGGTGAAAGCCACCGGGCAACGGGTCATCGTGCTGTTCGAGGGCCGGGACGCCGCGGGCAAGGGCGGCACCATCAAGCGTTTCATGGAGCACCTGAACCCCCGCGGCGCGCGCGTCGTGGCCCTGGAAAAACCCACCGAGGTGGAACGGGGTCAATGGTATTTCCAACGCTACATCTCCCACTTTCCCACCGCCGGGGAAATGGTGTTCTTCGACCGCTCCTGGTACAACCGGGCCGGCGTGGAACGCGTAATGGGATTCTGCAAGCCCTTGGAGTACCTTGAATTCCTGCGCCAGACGCCACAGTTTGAACGCATGCTAGTGAACAGCGGGATCCTGCTGTTCAAATACTGGTTCTCCGTCAGCCGCGAGGAGCAGCTGCGGCGCTTCGTCTCACGGCGCGACGACCCGCTCAAGCACTGGAAGCTCAGCCCCATCGACATCAAGTCCCTGGACCGCTGGGACGAGTACACCGAGGCCAAGCAGGTGATGTTCTTCAATACCGACACCGCCGACGCGCCCTGGACGGTCATCAAGTCCGACGACAAGAAGCGCGCGCGCATCAACTGCATGCGCCATTTCCTCTATGAGCTGCCCTATCCGGACAAGAATCCCAAGGTGGCGAGCCCGCCCGACCCGCTGCTGGTCGGCGCGGCGCGCACGGTCCTGAAAGAGGAAGAACAACACTTCACCACCCCGTAA
- a CDS encoding class I SAM-dependent methyltransferase gives MMPLRLPYFDTLLTLLDEGDEAVTQCFGRHVHWGYWPEPALADRTLPGFAAAAEALSRRVADAAKVAPGMSMLDAGCGFGGTSLGIAERCEGAEVTGLNIDGRQLVRAQSMLCASARAPAWVQGDACNLPFADGSLDAVVAVECIFHFGSRARFFQEAFRVLKPGGRLALSDFLPRPAMRPLIRVVALWPAHAGFYGRCDLGHTLADYRKLALDSGFVLDTVEDITDNTLPTYPVLRDLAQQVRWPGWSAAVETLMAEWASRMGILRYYVLGMEKPTNP, from the coding sequence ATGATGCCGCTCCGCCTGCCGTATTTCGATACCCTGCTGACGCTGCTGGATGAGGGTGACGAGGCCGTGACGCAGTGCTTCGGCCGCCATGTGCACTGGGGCTACTGGCCTGAGCCAGCGCTGGCGGACCGAACCTTGCCAGGTTTTGCGGCGGCGGCCGAGGCCTTGTCCCGGCGCGTGGCGGACGCCGCCAAGGTCGCTCCCGGCATGTCCATGCTGGACGCGGGCTGCGGCTTCGGTGGCACATCCCTTGGTATTGCAGAACGCTGCGAGGGAGCGGAGGTGACAGGGCTCAATATCGATGGCCGCCAACTGGTACGCGCGCAGTCCATGCTCTGCGCTTCGGCGCGGGCTCCGGCTTGGGTGCAGGGCGATGCCTGCAACTTGCCATTCGCCGATGGCAGCCTGGATGCCGTGGTGGCGGTGGAGTGCATCTTCCACTTCGGCAGCCGCGCGCGGTTTTTTCAGGAAGCCTTTCGTGTCCTGAAGCCGGGAGGACGCCTGGCGCTCTCGGACTTTCTGCCACGGCCGGCGATGCGTCCGCTGATTCGCGTGGTAGCCTTGTGGCCCGCCCACGCCGGTTTCTATGGCCGCTGCGATCTGGGGCATACCCTGGCCGATTACCGCAAGCTGGCCCTCGATTCGGGTTTCGTGCTTGATACGGTCGAGGACATCACCGACAACACCCTGCCGACCTATCCGGTGTTGCGCGATCTGGCGCAGCAGGTTCGCTGGCCGGGGTGGTCGGCCGCCGTCGAGACGCTCATGGCTGAGTGGGCTAGCCGGATGGGTATTCTTCGCTATTACGTGCTGGGGATGGAGAAGCCGACGAATCCCTGA
- a CDS encoding roadblock/LC7 domain-containing protein — translation MRADMLTSILNELNGTSADIEASGIISTDGLVMAAVLPQSMDEDRVGAMSAAMLSLGDRTSQELARGTLEQVLIKGDKGYVLMTYAGKEAVLTVMAKPNAKLGLIFLDVKRAAENIATFI, via the coding sequence ATGCGCGCTGACATGCTCACTTCAATCTTGAACGAACTCAATGGCACCTCTGCCGACATCGAAGCGTCCGGGATCATATCCACCGACGGTCTCGTCATGGCCGCGGTGCTGCCCCAGTCCATGGACGAGGACCGTGTCGGCGCCATGAGCGCCGCCATGCTCTCCCTGGGCGATCGGACCTCGCAGGAGCTGGCGCGCGGAACGCTGGAGCAGGTGCTGATCAAGGGCGACAAGGGATACGTGCTGATGACCTATGCAGGCAAGGAGGCGGTATTGACCGTGATGGCCAAGCCCAACGCCAAGCTGGGGTTGATCTTTCTCGACGTGAAGAGGGCCGCCGAGAACATTGCCACCTTCATCTAG
- a CDS encoding ABC transporter ATP-binding protein, which translates to MSGDESLILIRGVTKAYRRGTDTVEVLHGIDLDIARGEFVALMGPSGSGKTTLLNLIGGLDTPSAGSIEIAGQRIDRLSSAGLSHWRAAHVGFVFQFYNLLPALSAQKNVELPLLLTRLSAAQRRRHAALALELVGLSDRAGHKPGELSGGQEQRVAIARAIVTDPALLVCDEPTGDLDRKTADEILGLLQMLNREHGKTVVMVTHDPKAAEYAGRQLHLDKGTLAEQGASAGEA; encoded by the coding sequence ATGTCCGGCGATGAGAGCCTGATTCTGATACGCGGTGTGACCAAGGCCTACCGGCGCGGGACTGATACCGTCGAGGTGCTGCACGGCATCGATCTGGATATCGCGCGCGGCGAATTCGTCGCCCTCATGGGGCCTTCGGGCTCGGGCAAGACGACCCTGCTCAATTTGATCGGTGGGCTGGACACCCCTTCCGCCGGCAGCATCGAGATCGCCGGACAGCGCATCGACCGGCTCTCCAGCGCGGGCCTGTCGCACTGGCGAGCCGCCCATGTGGGCTTCGTGTTCCAGTTCTACAATCTGCTGCCCGCCCTCAGCGCGCAAAAGAACGTGGAACTGCCCTTGCTGCTGACCCGGTTGAGCGCGGCCCAGCGGCGGCGGCATGCGGCGCTGGCCCTGGAACTGGTGGGGCTTTCCGATCGCGCCGGGCACAAGCCGGGGGAACTGTCCGGCGGTCAGGAGCAGCGCGTGGCCATTGCGCGCGCCATCGTCACCGATCCGGCCTTGCTGGTGTGCGACGAGCCCACCGGCGACCTGGACCGCAAGACCGCCGACGAGATCCTGGGGCTGCTGCAGATGCTCAACCGCGAGCATGGCAAGACCGTGGTCATGGTGACCCACGATCCCAAGGCCGCGGAATACGCCGGCCGGCAACTGCATCTGGATAAGGGCACCCTGGCGGAGCAAGGGGCTTCGGCGGGGGAGGCGTGA